A single Thermococcus celericrescens DNA region contains:
- the cobZ gene encoding alpha-ribazole phosphatase CobZ: MDIENLLGRLESKGVTLGSMLETAMELYIGEERGKVERKLRELMLHYLGDINVQALLTAALLLEENFEIEGDPVNLVADELIGISIAEYIGGKMALFNFFYYDTRKPGILAELPPFLDDAIGGFIAGCMTRLFEGDYGGQRD, translated from the coding sequence ATGGACATTGAAAACCTTCTTGGCCGGCTTGAATCAAAAGGTGTAACCCTCGGCTCCATGCTTGAAACTGCCATGGAACTCTACATAGGGGAGGAGCGGGGGAAAGTCGAACGAAAACTCAGGGAGCTGATGCTTCACTACCTTGGGGACATCAACGTTCAGGCTTTGCTCACGGCCGCTTTACTTCTGGAAGAGAACTTTGAAATTGAAGGCGACCCGGTCAACCTCGTCGCCGATGAGCTGATTGGAATAAGCATCGCCGAATACATCGGCGGCAAGATGGCGCTCTTCAACTTCTTCTACTACGACACGAGAAAGCCCGGAATCCTCGCGGAGCTACCTCCATTCTTAGACGACGCAATCGGAGGATTTATAGCGGGCTGTATGACAAGACTCTTTGAGGGTGATTATGGTGGCCAGAGAGATTGA
- a CDS encoding uracil-DNA glycosylase family protein, with the protein MLLRFKELRKVGGVYINPRNFKVAPLFIRDWRDLVSLDEGTYGVYARTIYNPKQRFLIMDEKDEKIAKELEGLYRELLKDPLRFCREEYHRYQLQVGEFKGLPFANGWAGSGIVLVGEAPGRQGCGKTGICFYRDASGMLLRKTLFTLGLNPDFVYITNVVKCNPPKNRLRGFGEGELELLERELEVVKPKAIFAIGRTAEKALKRLGFEFTHLRHPTWYVRRGLREPNEEILEEYSTIKEAFGEWTF; encoded by the coding sequence ATGCTGCTGAGGTTTAAAGAGCTCAGAAAAGTTGGTGGTGTTTACATAAACCCCCGGAACTTCAAGGTCGCACCCCTCTTTATCCGGGACTGGAGAGACCTTGTCAGTCTCGATGAGGGAACGTATGGGGTATATGCCCGGACGATTTACAATCCGAAACAGCGTTTTCTTATTATGGACGAAAAAGATGAAAAAATCGCTAAGGAGCTTGAGGGCCTCTACCGCGAGCTTCTCAAAGATCCCCTGAGGTTCTGCCGCGAGGAGTACCACCGCTATCAGCTCCAGGTCGGCGAGTTTAAAGGACTGCCCTTCGCCAACGGCTGGGCTGGCTCAGGAATTGTCCTCGTTGGCGAGGCCCCAGGGAGGCAGGGTTGCGGAAAGACGGGAATATGCTTCTATCGCGACGCCTCAGGCATGCTCCTCCGAAAGACTCTCTTCACCCTGGGCCTCAATCCAGACTTCGTCTACATAACCAACGTCGTGAAGTGCAACCCGCCTAAGAACAGGCTGAGGGGCTTCGGTGAGGGCGAGCTTGAGCTACTCGAGAGGGAGCTTGAGGTGGTAAAGCCAAAAGCCATCTTCGCCATCGGCAGGACGGCTGAGAAGGCTCTAAAACGGCTCGGCTTTGAGTTCACCCACCTCAGGCACCCGACCTGGTATGTGCGCAGAGGCCTAAGGGAACCAAACGAGGAAATACTGGAAGAGTACTCGACCATAAAGGAGGCCTTTGGGGAATGGACGTTCTGA
- the cbiB gene encoding adenosylcobinamide-phosphate synthase CbiB produces the protein MDVLMVFLLALLWDLLLGESPALVHPVVWFGKLAGFLDSGWKRRGHSPDFLAGALVAIIVIIFALALSFLPFCLPLPLNYALAVYLLKSSFAIRSLHEHVARTVTEDIEEKRKAVSMIVSRNTENLDEGHLNSASIESLAENLNDSVIAPLFYFLLFGLPGALVYRAVNTLDAMLGYRNERYEFFGKFSARLDDILNFIPARLTVLLYLPLGGRKVLQHYRLARFKLNSDKPIAAMSAVIGVWLEKPGVYRFPGREPTNEDIMRALKVYWLVVAEWVIIVALLLAKEVFPCLSP, from the coding sequence ATGGACGTTCTGATGGTCTTTCTCCTCGCCCTGCTCTGGGACCTGCTCCTCGGAGAGTCGCCGGCGTTAGTCCACCCCGTCGTGTGGTTCGGAAAGCTGGCCGGATTTCTTGATAGCGGATGGAAGCGAAGGGGTCATTCCCCGGATTTTCTTGCAGGGGCTTTGGTGGCCATAATCGTCATAATCTTTGCATTGGCTCTCTCATTCCTCCCGTTTTGCCTCCCATTGCCGCTGAACTACGCTTTAGCGGTTTACCTCCTCAAAAGCTCCTTCGCGATTAGGAGCCTCCACGAACACGTGGCAAGAACGGTAACTGAAGACATCGAGGAGAAGAGAAAAGCGGTCTCAATGATAGTCAGCAGAAACACTGAGAACCTCGATGAAGGACACCTCAACTCGGCCTCGATAGAGAGCCTCGCCGAGAACCTCAACGACTCTGTCATAGCTCCGCTCTTCTACTTTCTCCTCTTCGGCCTTCCGGGTGCGCTGGTCTACCGCGCGGTGAACACGCTCGATGCGATGCTCGGTTATCGGAACGAACGCTACGAGTTCTTCGGCAAGTTTTCCGCCAGGTTAGATGACATACTCAACTTCATTCCGGCTCGCTTGACGGTTCTCCTCTATCTCCCGCTCGGAGGGAGGAAGGTTCTCCAGCACTACCGCCTCGCCCGCTTCAAGCTCAACTCCGACAAGCCGATCGCTGCGATGAGCGCGGTCATTGGAGTCTGGCTGGAGAAGCCCGGCGTTTACCGCTTTCCGGGCAGAGAGCCAACTAATGAAGACATAATGCGCGCTTTGAAAGTTTACTGGCTGGTCGTTGCCGAATGGGTGATTATCGTTGCTCTACTCCTCGCAAAGGAGGTGTTCCCATGCTTGAGCCCGTGA
- a CDS encoding aminotransferase class I/II-fold pyridoxal phosphate-dependent enzyme codes for MLEPVKFSTYHGGARKDGLIDFSASLNPYPPEWLDEMFERAKELSNRYPYYERLEEELAELVGEHLTVTAGITEALYLLGILALRGRKVLVPRHTYGEYERAARIFGAEVAKGPNEPEKLAERVERNSVVFFCNPNNPDGRFYRVKELKPLLDVVEDKGALLVLDEAFIDFVKNPESPEGENIVKLRTFTKSYGLPGIRVGYVLGFEEAFRSVRMPWSIGSTGLAFLEFVIEDRFEHFKKTMPLIWREKGRLERALGVKSDANFFIKRVEDAGKFVKAMREHGILVRDCTSFGLPEYVRFSVRKPEENDILIAEFRCVLNGL; via the coding sequence ATGCTTGAGCCCGTGAAGTTTTCAACCTACCATGGTGGAGCGAGGAAAGATGGTTTAATCGACTTTTCGGCATCGCTCAACCCGTATCCTCCGGAATGGCTTGACGAAATGTTTGAACGCGCGAAAGAGCTTAGCAACCGCTACCCCTACTACGAGAGGCTTGAGGAGGAACTCGCCGAGCTGGTGGGGGAACATCTCACAGTGACGGCAGGCATCACGGAGGCCCTCTATCTCCTCGGAATCCTCGCGCTGAGGGGAAGAAAAGTCCTGGTCCCTCGCCACACCTACGGCGAGTATGAAAGAGCTGCCAGAATCTTTGGGGCTGAGGTTGCCAAAGGCCCGAACGAGCCGGAAAAGCTGGCCGAACGCGTCGAGAGGAACTCCGTAGTCTTCTTCTGCAACCCTAACAACCCCGACGGCAGGTTCTACCGCGTTAAGGAGCTTAAGCCCCTCCTCGACGTCGTGGAGGATAAGGGAGCGCTTCTCGTCCTCGATGAGGCCTTCATAGACTTCGTTAAGAACCCAGAAAGCCCCGAAGGGGAGAACATCGTAAAGCTCAGAACCTTCACGAAGAGCTACGGCCTGCCGGGGATAAGAGTTGGCTACGTCCTCGGCTTTGAAGAGGCCTTCAGAAGCGTCAGAATGCCCTGGAGCATAGGCTCAACGGGATTGGCATTTCTTGAGTTCGTAATCGAAGATCGCTTTGAGCACTTCAAAAAGACGATGCCTCTCATCTGGCGCGAGAAGGGGAGGCTTGAGAGGGCTTTGGGCGTCAAGAGCGACGCCAACTTCTTCATAAAGCGCGTAGAGGATGCAGGGAAGTTCGTTAAAGCAATGAGAGAGCACGGAATCCTCGTGAGGGACTGCACGAGCTTCGGTCTGCCGGAATACGTCCGCTTTTCGGTTAGGAAGCCGGAGGAGAATGATATTCTAATTGCGGAGTTCAGGTGTGTTTTAAACGGCCTTTAA